The Ruminococcus bovis genome includes a region encoding these proteins:
- the rpmE gene encoding 50S ribosomal protein L31, with product MKESIHPDYKQTTITCACGNVIETGSTKENIRVEICSKCHPFFTGKQKLVDTGGRVDRFKKRFGMK from the coding sequence ATGAAGGAAAGTATCCATCCAGATTATAAGCAGACAACAATTACTTGTGCTTGTGGTAATGTAATCGAAACAGGTTCAACAAAGGAAAATATCAGAGTTGAAATTTGTTCAAAGTGCCATCCTTTCTTTACAGGTAAGCAGAAGCTCGTTGATACCGGCGGACGTGTTGATAGATTTAAGAAGCGTTTTGGTATGAAATAA
- a CDS encoding M15 family metallopeptidase, with product MQDKSKGRHGGSTKPEGFYTGKDKHYVYGDNTPRKKGNAINILFYVLPIVMVVILALGSFLSYYAYVSSSKGEETVVKSNDDYISKEQQKTLYKIVSVADPLERNYVPTTKDFGGVKVSTMIYDSLNKMVNAAKKDGVDLKIRRGYVSYDDQHTLYSGYVNTLLNTGKYTQTKAESIANRRIADSGNSERQLGLSVEFDSEKRSTFNKTKAYQWLIKYGAEYGFIQRYTKENEQVTAMDSDYTLWRYVGKNNSLLARKLGLNFNTLIDYLES from the coding sequence TTGCAAGATAAATCCAAAGGAAGACATGGTGGCAGTACAAAGCCGGAAGGCTTTTATACCGGAAAAGATAAACACTATGTTTATGGAGATAATACCCCTAGGAAAAAGGGAAATGCAATTAATATTTTGTTCTATGTTTTACCTATCGTTATGGTTGTGATTTTAGCCTTAGGTTCATTCCTAAGTTACTATGCCTATGTTTCCTCATCAAAAGGTGAGGAAACTGTGGTGAAATCCAACGATGACTATATCTCAAAGGAACAACAAAAGACTTTATACAAAATTGTTAGTGTTGCTGACCCATTGGAAAGAAACTATGTACCAACAACAAAAGATTTTGGTGGTGTAAAGGTTAGTACAATGATTTACGATTCACTAAACAAAATGGTAAATGCTGCTAAGAAAGATGGTGTTGACCTAAAGATTAGGAGAGGTTATGTTTCATATGATGACCAACATACTCTCTATAGTGGATATGTAAATACTTTGCTTAACACAGGCAAATATACCCAAACAAAAGCCGAGTCAATTGCCAATAGAAGAATTGCTGATAGTGGCAATAGCGAAAGACAACTTGGACTTTCTGTTGAATTTGATAGCGAAAAGAGAAGTACTTTCAACAAAACTAAGGCTTATCAATGGTTAATTAAGTACGGTGCAGAGTATGGCTTTATTCAAAGATATACTAAAGAAAATGAGCAGGTAACTGCAATGGACTCTGACTATACTTTATGGAGATATGTTGGCAAAAACAATTCTCTTTTAGCCAGAAAACTTGGTCTAAATTTCAATACTTTAATTGATTATTTAGAAAGTTAA
- the thrS gene encoding threonine--tRNA ligase — MVSVKLRNDVKEFENGTTPYEIVKGFGGGFFKQVCACKIDGEVYDLRTPINNDCTLDFLTFDDPDGKKAFWHTASHVLAQAVKRLYPNAKCAIGPAIDTGFYYDFDVEKPFSQEDLDKITAEMKKIVKSKIKLEKFELSPQDAIKKLEEMNEPYKVELCKEHADKNEPISFYQQDEFIDLCAGPHLMDVSVLKAVALTNCTGAYWRGDSNNHQLCRVYGIAFPKASMLDEYLEMMEEAKSRDHNKLGRELELFTTVDCIGQGLPVLLPKGAKIIQILQRWIEDEEAKRGWQLTKTPLMAKSDLYKISGHWDHYKDGMFVLGDEEKDDEVFALRPMTCPFQYQVFLNRQRSYRDLPMRLSETSTLFRNEASGEMHGLIRVRQFTISEGHLMCTPDQLEDEFAQCLDLVKYTLKTLGLYEDVSYRFSQWDPENTEKYIGTAEDWDEAQGVMKKILDDLEIPYSVGKGEAAFYGPKLDVQIKNVFGKEDTLITIQIDQFLAEKFGMEYVDKDGQKKNPYIIHRTSVGCYERTLALLIEKYAGAFPLWLAPVQVKLLPIADRHLDYIYEVKKQLEAKGIRCEVDDRSEKIGYKIRSAQLEKIPYMILVGDKDIENNCISVRHRKQGDLGSMSVEKFLTDALEEINTKEIK, encoded by the coding sequence ATGGTTAGTGTAAAACTAAGAAATGACGTTAAGGAATTTGAAAATGGCACAACACCATACGAAATTGTAAAAGGTTTCGGAGGAGGCTTTTTTAAGCAAGTTTGTGCTTGTAAGATAGATGGTGAGGTTTATGACCTTCGTACCCCAATTAATAATGATTGTACTTTAGACTTTTTAACTTTTGATGATCCGGATGGCAAGAAAGCATTTTGGCATACTGCTTCTCATGTACTTGCTCAAGCAGTTAAAAGACTTTATCCAAATGCAAAGTGTGCAATCGGTCCTGCAATTGACACAGGCTTCTACTATGACTTTGATGTGGAAAAACCATTCTCACAGGAAGACCTAGACAAGATTACTGCTGAAATGAAGAAGATTGTTAAGAGCAAAATCAAACTTGAAAAGTTTGAACTTTCTCCACAAGATGCAATCAAAAAGTTAGAAGAAATGAATGAACCTTATAAGGTAGAACTTTGTAAGGAACATGCCGATAAGAACGAACCTATTTCTTTCTATCAGCAGGATGAATTTATTGACCTATGTGCAGGTCCTCACCTAATGGATGTATCAGTTCTAAAGGCTGTTGCTTTAACAAACTGTACAGGTGCTTATTGGAGAGGTGACTCAAACAACCATCAGCTATGCAGAGTTTATGGTATAGCTTTCCCTAAGGCATCAATGCTTGATGAATACCTGGAAATGATGGAAGAAGCAAAGTCAAGAGACCACAACAAGCTAGGTCGTGAACTTGAACTATTTACAACAGTTGATTGTATCGGTCAGGGTTTACCTGTACTTCTACCTAAGGGTGCAAAGATTATTCAGATTTTACAGAGATGGATTGAAGACGAAGAAGCAAAGCGTGGTTGGCAGTTAACAAAGACACCTTTAATGGCAAAGTCTGATCTATACAAAATCTCAGGTCACTGGGACCATTACAAAGACGGTATGTTTGTTCTTGGTGATGAAGAAAAGGATGATGAAGTATTTGCACTTCGTCCAATGACTTGTCCTTTCCAGTATCAAGTATTCCTAAACAGACAGCGTTCATATCGTGACCTACCTATGAGATTGTCAGAAACTTCAACTCTATTTAGAAATGAAGCATCAGGCGAAATGCATGGTCTAATTCGTGTAAGACAGTTTACAATTTCTGAAGGTCACTTAATGTGTACACCTGATCAGCTTGAAGATGAATTTGCTCAGTGCCTAGACTTAGTTAAATATACACTAAAGACACTAGGTCTATATGAAGATGTTTCTTATCGTTTCTCACAGTGGGATCCTGAAAATACAGAAAAGTATATTGGTACTGCTGAAGATTGGGATGAAGCACAGGGTGTTATGAAGAAGATCCTTGATGACCTGGAAATTCCTTATTCAGTAGGTAAAGGTGAAGCTGCTTTCTATGGTCCAAAGCTTGATGTACAGATTAAGAATGTATTTGGTAAGGAAGATACTCTAATCACAATCCAGATTGACCAGTTCTTAGCTGAAAAGTTTGGTATGGAATATGTTGATAAGGATGGTCAGAAGAAGAACCCTTATATTATTCACCGTACATCTGTAGGTTGCTACGAAAGAACATTAGCACTATTAATCGAAAAATATGCCGGTGCATTCCCACTATGGTTAGCACCTGTTCAGGTAAAACTTTTACCAATTGCCGACAGACATCTTGACTACATTTATGAAGTTAAGAAACAGCTAGAAGCAAAGGGCATCAGATGCGAAGTTGATGACCGTTCAGAAAAGATTGGTTACAAGATTCGTTCAGCACAGTTAGAGAAGATTCCTTATATGATTCTTGTTGGTGATAAGGATATTGAAAACAACTGTATTTCTGTTCGTCATCGTAAACAAGGTGACCTTGGTTCAATGAGTGTTGAAAAGTTCTTAACAGATGCACTTGAAGAAATCAATACAAAAGAAATTAAGTAA